From Syngnathoides biaculeatus isolate LvHL_M chromosome 12, ASM1980259v1, whole genome shotgun sequence:
CGGTACCAGAGCCTAAGCCATGTGTAGAGGCGACCCTGACTAGGTCTActcagaacttctcaacctcacacaccagctcgggctccttccctgtgAGAGAGGTGACATTTTAAGTCCATAGAGCCAACTTCTCTACCCAGGAATCGTATTGCCCAAATCCCTGCCTTCAGCCACatcccagctcacactgcacctgacccctCTGTCCTCTCCCACAGGTACTGAGCCTATGGGAAGGGGGATTCATGTTACCCCTTCAGGCCGTGCCCGGCCAcgccccatgggtgcagaccTGGCCACCATCCACTTGCTTTGAAGCCCCATCTGCTTGGCTCCAGAGGAGGGCGCCGGTGATCTGCATACAGGCAATGGAAACCTCTATCCAATTGTTGTATTCTTCATAGGGGTTTATGAAGCTGTGCTCTGTCTGGTCCCCCACCTCGAACCCTTTTAGAGTGGGTGACCCTATCAgaggcgtgaagccccagacagctTAGTTCCTAGGATCATTGTAAGACACAAACCCCTCCGCTATGATAAATtgacagctcaaggaggggaTCCTCTTGAAATGCTTTGTTATGTGTCAGTACAGACTCGGCAGCAGCTGGTGCATACTGTATACAAATTAGCTAATAAGTTAATTAGCTACTTTCAGTTATCACTAGGTAATTGAACACGtgtttcccagctatctttggccaggaggtgaggtgcaccctgaactagttgccagccaatcgcagggcacatagaaacaaacgccCATCTTttggaggatgtgggaggaaaatgaagtccccggagaaatcccacacagtcacggggaggacatgcaaactccaaacagacaGGGGCAGGATTAGAActacggtcctcagaactgtgagtgtAACATTCTAATAAGTCATGCCTTTGTGCTATGTTGGTCTGATACAATATAAAATGTCTCAATGAGGTATCTAATGCCAAGATAGGGTGTCTTTATGAGTATATGTTTTTATTATCAAGCATATGGGGTAGAAAATGTTGACATGCCCtgcaaaaaaaactcaaaatcttGCCAAgaatatttaatttattgtcaaaacaaactaaaaatagacatcacataaaatgtaaaaaaaaacctaccagtgaaacagaaaaaaaaatacaaataacctGGAAAAcctttcatctatttatttaaagTAGGAATTATCttgaaaaaattaaacagtCTAGAATTAAGGTGATGAGTCTAGGTGTTTATTTGCACTTTTAAAAAACAGCTGGTAGTATCAGTATCACTTTCAATGTCATAGCTAGTAGGTTCTCCATCCCTATATGTGCCCTTCAGCTGACTGCTGATCATTTCTGTATATAGTCTGACTTTTGAGCTGGGTTGGCTTCAAACACCCTGCACTACTGAACAGGATTAAACAGTATTATGGTACATGGATGAATTTTAGTACTTGGCTCCCAGCACCTGAGAAGCAAGTTCTCTAATCAAGCTCTCCATGGCTCCACAATAAGCTCCAGCACCACTTTATGACACTATCAGGAGGAGATTAGTGATGTCTATTCAAAGGTTGTCGGAGTGATCGGGGCTgaagaaaaatattcttttaGGCTTTGATGGGATGGGTCCAAAAATGCCGTTCCTGCTGACTGTAATACTGTAGATCCTAATTCTAATATTAATAACtgtaaagttgttgtttttttagtaatttGAATAGACACAATTAGAACATCACTGATGGAGTTCTGGAATACTAAGAAACATGTTGGGAAATGTCATATTCTGATTCATAGACTGTACCTTAATATTTAAGGTTATGTACTAACCTGGACAAAGCAATGAGCTGCCTTACATCCATTAAAAAGGATGGTGTATTGTTCAAGAGGAGAATATGAATTTAAAGACAAATTAATATTACCCTGTGCCTACCGTTGTACAGACTCTGATGGTGGTGAGGGAGTTCTTCTCTAGCCGCCCTCCTGTCAATCCCATCTCGTTTTGGAGAACATCTGTTATTCCCACCCTTGTTATATTCCAGCTCAGGACTCATCTGATAGTGATGGTGGTGTCGTATGGACTCTGGACTCCCTACTATCACTCGCTCTTTTCGTTGATGCTCAGGTGTTCCCGGTactgttttctttatttcagGGCTACCGCTGCTTGCCTCGATGGTGTTATCTGGAAGGTGCCTTTGGCTCAACTCTGGACTGGACTTGGCCATGCCCTTCCCACACCCTGGTGATACTTGCGCTAAAATTAACAACTGCTTCTGGGCAAGTAAGTCAGAGCTGAAGGCCTTGCGGTGTGGGTCGTGTGGTTGCCTGTTgggagatttttgtttttctccgccTCCTCCAAAGCTTTGCGGGTCCACGTTCGTAAGGGAACCTCCTCGTGAGCGGCATGGCTGGGGGAAGGTGTGGTATTCTGGAGTAGAGCTGTGCCTCCTGCCTGAGGAATCGCACATGTCTTCCAGTATGTAGGAAGGTTTCAAGGAGGCAGATCTTGATCCAGGACTCGCACTGGAACCCACAGGTAAGGGTTTATGCTGGGCAATATCAGGGCTGTCTGTGCTTCCTGCACTGGAGGTGCTGCTCCCATCACCAACATCACGTAGCAGGCCAGGTGCAGGTAAACCACAACCCAGCTGTGACAGACTGCTGTGACTGTCAATGGATGTCCTGCGGCCAGGCCCCTCTTGCCCACCTCCACAATTCCCTAATGAAACAGCTGCAGCCCTCTCGTCTTCCAGCATAAGGCACACCTCCTTCAGCTCCAGATTATCTTGTATGACATCAGTCTGCCGCTGCTCCAACTCCTTCAGCTTTTGCAAGTAGATGGCCACCTCCTTTCTCATCAGACCACTGCTGTAGCGGCCCAGCCGCTGCCACTCACGTGTCACCCGTTTCTCTTTCTGTCGGTCATCATCCAGGAAGCAGCACAAGTCCCGGAGCTCCTGGTTATCTTCTTGCAATTTCTGGTTGACATCCTGGTGTTGAAACACAGGCACAAGAGAGGGAAGCGGACACACAAATCAGAACCAGTGAGGGGCAGCATATGTGGTTCAAAATAGTGCTGAAagattttggaaaataatgtcattttcttCCCCCGCACTCAATACTGTATTAGACTGATTtaatttgtgattattttttccaaggtcttcttttcatctattgttgaaaaaaacatgagcAATAAATTAATCTGTATGACTATAAACAAGATCAGATCCATTATACAGGTGCATGAATTGAATCTCATCtataaatacatccatccatccattttcttttgccgcttatcctcaagagggttgcggggagtgctggagcctatcccagctgtaaacgggcagggggaagggtacaccctgaactggttgccagccaatcgcaggtgatacagtgaggaaaataaatatttgaacaccctgctatattgcaagttctctcacttagaaatcatccagaaatcacaatgaatgatttttttaatgatttatttgtatgatacagctgcaaataagtatttgaacacctctctatcagctagaattctgaccctcaaagacctgttcgtccgcctttaaaagtacacctgtactccacgtattatcctgattcagatccacctgtgtgtgttcattagctgcataaagacaactgtccaccccatacaatcagtatgactcaaacttgcaacatgatcaagaccaaagaggtgactaatgacaccagagacaaaattgtacaactccacatgactggaaagggctacagagaaattgccaagcagcttggtggaaaaaggtccatattggagcaatcattagaaaatggaagaagctaaacatgatggtcaatctcatttggagtggagccccatgcaagatatcatcttgtggggtcttaatgatccttagaaaggtgagtaatcagcccaggactacacgacaggacatggTTAATGACCTGgtaccaccatttccaaggtgactgttggtaatacattaagacgtcatggtttgaaatcatgcatggcacggaaggttcccctgcttaaaccagcgcatgtcaaggcctgtcttaagtttgccaattaccatttggatgatacagaggagtcatgggagaaagttttgtggtcagatgggatcaaaatggaacttttgggtcataattccacgaaacgtgtttggaggaagattaatgatgagttccatcccaagaacacaatccctactgtgaagcttgGGGgtggtagtagcatcatgctatgggggtgtttttctgcacgtgggacaggacgactgcactgtatttaggagaggattaccgcggccatgtattgtgagattttggggaacaacctctttccctcagtcatagcattgaagatgggttgtggctgggtctttcaacatgacaatgacccgaagcacacagccaggaaaaccaagaagtggcttcgtaagaagcatatcaagattcttgcatggcctagccagtctccagacctaaacctaatcaaaaatctttggagagagctgaaagtttgtgtttctcagcgacagcccagaaacctgtctgatctagcgaagatctgtgtggaggagtgagccaaaatccctcctgtagtgtgtgcaaacctggtgaacaactacgggaagcctttgacctctgtaattgcaaacaaaggcaactgtaccaaatattaacattggttttctcaggtggtcaaatacttatttggagctgtatcacacaaataaattgttaaaaattcatacattgtgatttctggatttttctttttagattatctctcccaaggtggacatgcacctacgatgaaaatttcagacaccttcatgatttctaagtgggggaacttgcaatatagcagggcattcaaatacttgttttctctctatgtatatatatacacatccattatccaaggagcttatcctcacaagggtcacgggagagctggagcctctccAAGCCAGCTTtgagcgaaaggcggactacaccctgaacagggcgccagtcagtcgcaggacagatatcaacaccatcactaagcAGGAATCAATTCCACGAtcgcccacaccaaagtcaggcatgtgtaaaACTTCATCAACAGTGACTCctataaatttatatattttatatatatatatatatatatatatatatatatatatatatatatatatatatatataatttaaaaatcctACCTCTGTCCAGTCAGTAACCACACACTTAAGTCATACTGAGAATatttatagatagatagatagatagatagatagatagatagatagatagatagatagatagatagatagatagatagatagatagatagatagatagatagatagatagatagatagatagatagatagatagatagatagatagatagatagatagaatattCTGAGAACATATATGTTGTGAGGAACTTGGCCGACTTTGATACGCTGgtggtcattttattttttatattattattttgtcggcagcacggtgggtctgctggaaagtgttggcctcacagtcatgaggacctgggttcaatctcatcccttcctgtgtggagtttgcatgttctcccctgcgattggctggcaatcagttcagggtgtaccctgcctcctgcccgttgacaggagacccttgtgaggataagcagctaagaaaatggatggatggatgattattttgtcCTATATGGCCTTATGATACATTTGTAGATGCTGGCATGGATTGTAGTATTGCACTATGTATTTGTGCTTGTAGCTACAGGCGTGAAACACTTCCTACAGCCTGATTTACTTTGTACCACATCATCTTTCAAAAATCCTAAATACTGTTGGCCTGGCCAACCAAAGGACACTGCAGACTCCTGTTTGACAAAAAAGTCATCTCTCTGTGCCCTTGCTACATGCTGCTGAGGTCATtttcaaacatccattcattttcttaactgcttatcctcacaagggttgtgggagtgctgaagtctatcccagatgttatcgggcaggaggccgagtgcgccctgaactggttgctagccaatcgcagcgcacatagagCCAGACAacactcgcacacacaatcacacctcagggcaatttagagtatctaattaatgcatgtttttgggaagtgggaggaaaccggagtgcctggagaaaacccacgcaggcacggagtgaacatgaaaattccacacaggcagggccaggatttgaaccccggtcctcagaacgatGCGAatgctcgtttgtttctatgtgcgctgcaattggctggcaaccagtgctaggtagaccccgcctcctgctaggagttagctgggttaggctccagaagtcctacgacccttgtgaggataagcagcttagaaaatggatggatggatctgtggTTTAGActccagtatttttttaagatcataGGAGTGTGAAGTCATGAAAGTCCTTTGTGATTGGTTGAGGAGCTGTGGGAGAGGGTATTTGATTGAATGTGGTGACATATTACCATCCCACTTATTCTGAGTAGGGTACGCCTCCTCTAATATTGCAGGATATGCCCCACTGCTTCCAAATGAGAAAAAGTATGAATTAACTGTGGTAGCGCTAATATGGTTACTTAATCCTGACCCAAAATATTCCTAAACCACCCTAACACCAATCCTAGCCCAAAATCCagccataaaaacatttttgtttttactttgtacAAATATCATATTTATACTGATCATCTTCAGAAATATCATTTGTGAATTTCTCTAAAGACCAAATTGTGTTGGTCcattaaaaatattactttaagatttgataatttaaaaatctaaataaattaataccACCACCAAAAGATTTTACAAACAAATGTTCATCTATACCTAATAGTACTAATGccaaattttaaattgtagttCTTTTAAAGAGGGTCAACCTAAATAATGATTTTAGCCACTTCACTTAATTCGTTTTATTGTAGATTGCTGTGCAGTGGCAGTCCTGGACCGAATGGGGCCCTGTGTGATGTCCacattggggtggggggaagcgGGGTGGTGGTTGCAGTGCCACCTCTCAGAGAATGCCACTACCCATAATCACCCATATCAAAAACTGCTCATGAAGCTACATTTCCAAGTAATATTCTTAACAGTGAGTTTACAGATTGTATATTCTTGATATGTATTGCACAGTTAACCTTTCTGCGATATGATACACActcatacacacagacacatgcatTTTACACAGTATTCTATCGTGGTTAAATGTGtcccaaaactgaaaaaaaaaaaaaaatacaaatattcacacacatCCTGAGTGCTTGGCCCCCAGTCCTTACAAGCTTGGAGTGCATCTTCCATTTGTTAATTTCCAACTAGCTAGTATACTTGTGAAAAGGTCTGTATGATAATTtcatatgaacaaaaattatAACTATATTAACATCAAcatacaatgaatgaaaaatgacctgtgtaaatttaaattttaatataCTTATTCCATTGGGACGTCCAATTATGAGTCTTCCAACAATGTGTTCCCAGTGGAAATTCACGATATGACTTGAATAGTCTAAGGAATATTTCATGGGCCATGTGCCCAAGCTACTAAAGTCTTCTTAGACCTTTTTAGAATTAATCTCCATTCCATATCACCTTCAAACTCCGGATCTCATGAAGGTGTTGTTGGAGCCTTCTGTTGACTTCTCGCATCAGGTTTCCGTGCTCCACGATGACGCCTCGCTTCTCCGCTTCGGTCCTGCGCAACCGTCTCACTAGCTCGTCTTTACTCCACAGGAGCAGCTCCTCGTCGGGTACCTTGGCAATGTCGTCCGCGTGACTGTCTGCTCTTTTGGGAAGCTGTGCAATTTGCGCTGCGCCTTTGTCCATCTTTTACAACTCCAATAAGGGCCCAAAAAGTAGGGTCCGAAGAATTGTAGAGAAAAAGGCTAAAAAACTCGGACCCAACCCGGACCGGGATGCCAAGCCCGTCCACCGTTATGTTTCTGCATCGTTGTCATTTAGGTTGCCACACCTCGCTCTTCGGATGCTATTTGTAATACCGAAGCATCACCAGAGCTCTGTGCCTCCGCCCGAGACCTTGAACGGCTTGGCGGAAGGTGGAGGTCTCTGTCCAGGTTCTGAATACCGCCATGCGCCCACCGACAGTTGCGCAGCGGAGAGAAGATCGAGGAGGACTCGAAGGGAAGGCAGCGGGTGCAAAGACAGCTCGGATGAACCGACGTGTACATGTTGGCAAATCTCTGCAAACGCTTCTGTACAAGCCTCTCTTTGTACGCCATCTGCTGTAATTTATAGAACAGTACAACCAACGAGTGAAGGGGATTACAGTGGTTTTGCACATGTTGATAGGATCTATTTATTAAAGTTAAAGAGTTATGTCAGGGTCATGGAAGCCTAACATTCATATGCACAGTAGAGCTGATAATTACTTTGGCATCTTGGTGGTATAAttggaataaatatttattttagtgcAATGTATTGCCTTTTTTTGCTCAAACTAATAGTGTGTAACACACATGCCTGCTGTGGAAAATTGTTGATGTGTTGTATAAGTCATCATTTGACTTTGTGAGACAATCAAGGTAATAGCTGTGACCATTCAAGCGCAAACGAAGGGATTCTGAAGCATCAAAGCACACGGACACAATTTGGATACTTAATTGTTTTTAGCACACTTAAAAAAGCAGCTGTTGGCTAAACCTGCATGTTGCTTTTCTACCAGAAGTGTAGACAAATTGCTATTGACCCCTCTTGGAGCTCAAAGGCGGTGGAGATGAGAAGCAGGGGGTAGCTGTTGTTCACCGAAATGTTGTTTGAACCCCGGTAATCAAAATAAGGACACAGGGTCTTGTGTTCTTCTTATTCACAAAAAAGAACCACACACAAGATGGGAACGAGGAGGGATGAATGAGTCCGACTGCCAGTGATTCCACCACATACTCTGTCATGGCTTGGCGCTCTGGACTTGTAAGAGAAAATAACCTCCCATGCGGAGGTGTGGTTCCAGGCAGCaagtcaattgacccctccgtacaggtacacttaaccacgcctcctgaagtgatgtcacgccacgtgcggctacgtcagacaaacaattagcaaaaagggcggcacagcaagaaaagaatagagcgaaactgtccaatttaccggctgatttctcactcgcattcttagctaacagtgaaatatcattgaaaagtagacagcagggcttcaagtttTTCaacgaggggtatttcaatggtatttacatgcatatcgacggagaaaccattgatattagcgcaagatctttccagagtcagaggaagaccgagaagccacataatataaaatattataacccaaagacgaattcgtcattgacagtttcctattttcgtgttacatatcacagttgtgtgcagaatctgaaTATGTATCTGtacagccgtttgtgaaccgccgtatgaaggaaaagaagaaggcgaggcttgatttacgagttgtttctctcgtttttttttgtgtaacgtcacgtgctcccctcaataattattcttgaattagtgccgaacctacttAAGttccgaccgagtacgacaatcactacattagtgtcctcaaacatcc
This genomic window contains:
- the LOC133510206 gene encoding coiled-coil domain-containing protein 85A-like, whose translation is MDKGAAQIAQLPKRADSHADDIAKVPDEELLLWSKDELVRRLRRTEAEKRGVIVEHGNLMREVNRRLQQHLHEIRSLKDVNQKLQEDNQELRDLCCFLDDDRQKEKRVTREWQRLGRYSSGLMRKEVAIYLQKLKELEQRQTDVIQDNLELKEVCLMLEDERAAAVSLGNCGGGQEGPGRRTSIDSHSSLSQLGCGLPAPGLLRDVGDGSSTSSAGSTDSPDIAQHKPLPVGSSASPGSRSASLKPSYILEDMCDSSGRRHSSTPEYHTFPQPCRSRGGSLTNVDPQSFGGGGEKQKSPNRQPHDPHRKAFSSDLLAQKQLLILAQVSPGCGKGMAKSSPELSQRHLPDNTIEASSGSPEIKKTVPGTPEHQRKERVIVGSPESIRHHHHYQMSPELEYNKGGNNRCSPKRDGIDRRAAREELPHHHQSLYNVLISAGCCSNSCGSMKLWDSFDCA